In Vanrija pseudolonga chromosome 4, complete sequence, a single window of DNA contains:
- the YMR196W gene encoding putative protein — protein MSARKLQSKLFGAVKEAKDAAKDAVTPSSAKKDTATDDNGGSGAATPVPAAAAAAAAAPEGPLKINIPAPITAAPSAAQVQNLPKNPRAAAAAPPAAADKDESTPPAAAAAEKTPPAPENGASPKPARPASAASDGTPGAAPKSFRDRLRAQLGTRYRSVEEYRLQQSDSYEKHWKRWGPYLSERQWGTVREDYSENGDAWNSFPFWMSKSRAYRWGEDGIAGISDNHQRLCLSLALWNGKDDILKERMYGLTGEQGNHGEDVKELYYYLDSSPTHSYMKYLYKYPQGKYPYQQLLDENRNRSRDVPEYEIMDTGLFDEDRYWDVFVEFAKDEEDENSMSIRITAYNRGPDKADLHLLPQIFFRNTWSWPKELPENMPNLKQIAEGVIETSHESLAPTRLYCLPSPAPAAPTKSGGVVLVDGESIVPDLLFTENETNFERLYGGNNRTPYNKDAFHDYVIPWHRPPMPQPEKPTEDEKTPTGLQDPTLEGKIEAATLDDKPSEAKLESATVNGEPVEPEVWPAEKFVNPERTGTKAAAHYVFNDVPANGGCVVVRLKMTPNAPSEDPTILDEELFDDNIEGRRQDADEFYFNLAPSGVTDDMRNVMRQALAGMMWTKQYYQYIQQEWLNGDPSQPPPPRSRRFGRNKDWKHLYINDILSMPDKWEYPWFATWDTAFHCIPLAMVDPAFAKRQLDLMTREWYMKPDGALPAYEWNFSDVNPPVHAWATLRVFKQERKIYGREDLNFLERVFQKLLLNFTWWVNRKDSEGNNVFEGGFLGLDNIGAFNRSEPLPSGAKLRQADGTAWMAFFALQMLSIALELSKHNSVYEDIASKFFEHFIHIADAMTYPASNDEELSLWSEEDGFYYDAIQWGYGNATQMPIRSIVGIIPLFATLVLEPHVLKKHPGFRKRMQWFVENQREVSKRNIASMKSRGRGDRVLLALADKDRLVRILEKMLDEDELLSDYGIRSLSKYHKDHPYSITVDGQTNEVPYWPGDSHSGMFGGNSNWRGPIWICISHLAMESLQRFHQYYGSDLAVECPTDSGYYMNLAGAAEEIQHRLIHIFARDEKGERAVNGGNKKLNHDPHFRDYVQFYEFFHGDNGRGLGASHQTGWTGLVAWHIYSVGEWCRLPKTPKTPRSVAKHYFDEAITPSEAGDGSLYSAYTDVSEAFDEPEPDEL, from the exons ATGTCGGCGCGCAAGCTCCAGTCAAAGCTCTTTGGGGCCGTAAAGGAGGCCAAAGACGCGGCAAAGGACGCCGTGACTC cgtcgtcggcaaagAAAGACACGGCGAcggacgacaacggcggctcgggggcagcgacgcctgtgcccgctgctgctgccgccgccgctgctgctcctgaGGGCCCGCTCAAGATCAACATCCCCGCACCGATCACCGCGGCGCCATCAGCAGCGCAAGTGCAAAA CCTGCCAAAGaacccccgcgccgctgccgctgctccgcccgccgctgccgacaaggacgagagcacgccgcctgctgctgccgctgctgagaagacgccgcccgcaccggagaacggcgcgtcgc CCAAGCCTGCGAGACCGGCGAGTGCTGCCAGCGATGGCACACCGGGTGCTGCGCCCAAG AGCTTCCGCGACCGCCTGAGGGCCCAGCTCGGTACACGATACCGCTCCGTCGAGGAGTACCGCCTGCAGCAGTCCGACTCGTATGAAAAGCACTGGAAGCGCTGGGGACCATACCTCAGTGAACGCCAGTGGGGTACCGTCCGCGAGGACTACTCTGAGAATGGCGATGCGTGGAACTCGTTCCCGTTCTGGATGTCCAAGAGCCGCGCGTACCGCTGGGGTGAGGACGGTATCGCTGGTATCTCGGACAACCACCAGCGCCTGTGtctctcgctcgcgctctggAACGGCAAGGACGATATTCTCAAGGAGCGCATGTACGGCCTTACGGGCGAGCAGGGTAACCACGGTGAGGACGTCAAGGAGCTGTACTACTAcctcgactcgtcgcccacccactCCTACATGAAGTACCTGTACAAGTACCCGCAGGGCAAGTACCCGTACCAGCAGCTGCTGGACGAGAACCGCAACCGCTcgcgcgacgtgcccgaGTACGAGATCATGGACACTGGGCTGTTCGACGAGGACAGGTACTGGGACGTCTTTGTCGAGttcgccaaggacgaggaggacgagaacTCGATGTCGATCCGCATCACGGCCTACAACCGCGGTCCTGACAAGGCGGATCTTCACCTCCTCCCGCAAATCTTCTTCCGCAACACCTGGTCGTGGCCCAAGGAGCTGCCAGAGAACATGCCCAACCTCAAGCAGATTGCTGAGGGTGTCATTGAGACGTCGCACGAGTCGCTCGCCCCGACCAGGCTGTACTGCCTGCcctcgcctgcgccggccgcgccgaccaagagcggcggcgtggtcctcgtcgacggcgagagcaTCGTGCCCGACCTGCTGTTCACGGAGAATGAGACCAACTTTGAGCGCCTGTACGGCGGCAACAACCGCACCCCGTACAACAAGGACGCGTTCCACGACTACGTTATCCCCTGGCACCGCCCGCCTATGCCCCAGCCTGAGAAGCCTACCGAGGATGAGAAGACTCCGACGGGCCTGCAGGACCccacgctcgagggcaagatcGAGGCGGCCACCCTTGACGACAAGCCctccgaggccaagctcgagtcgGCTACCGTCAACGGTGagcccgtcgagcccgaggtctGGCCTGCCGAGAAGTTTGTGAACCCCGAGAGGACCGGTAccaaggccgcggcgcactATGTCTTCAACGACGTTCCCGCAAACGGTGGCTGCGTCGTGGTTCGTCTCAAGATGACGCCCAACGCACCGAGCGAGGACCCCACCATccttgacgaggagctgTTTGACGACAACATTGAGGGCCGTCGCCAGGACGCCGATGAGTTCTACTTCAACCTTGCCCCCAGCGGTGTCACCGACGACATGCGCAACGTCATGCGCCAGGCCCTTGCAGGCATGATGTGGACCAAGCAGTACTACCAGTACATTCAGCAGGAGTGGCTCAACGGCGACCCCtcgcagccaccaccgccgcgttCGCGTCGCTTCGGTCGCAACAAGGACTGGAAGCACCTTTACATCAATGACATTCTGTCCATGCCCGACAAGTGGGAGTACCCCTGGTTCGCAACCTGGGACACGGCGTTCCACTGTATCCCCTTGGCGATGGTCGACCCGGCGTtcgccaagcgccagctCGATCTCATGACCAGGGAGTGGTACATGAAGCCTGACGGTGCTCTGCCCGCCTACGAATGGAACTTCTCCGATGTCAACCCGCCCGTGCATGCCTGGGCCACTCTCCGTGTCTTCAAGCAGGAGCGAAAGATCTACGGCCGCGAGGATCTCAACTTCCTTGAGCGTGTCTTCCAAAAG ctcctcctcaactTCACCTGGTGGGTCAACCGCAAGGACTCGGAGGGCAACAACGTCTTTGAGGGTGGtttcctcggcctcgacaacaTTGGTGCCTTCAACCGTTCCGAGCCGCTGCCTTCGGGAGCCAAGCTGCGCCAGGCCGACGGCACGGCGTGGATGGCCTTCTTTGCGCTGCAGATGCTTTCGATTGCTCTTGAGCTCTCCAAGCACAACTCGGTCTACGAGGACATTGCGTCCAAGTTCTTCGAGCACTTTATCCACATTGCCGACGCCATGACGTACCCTGCCtccaacgacgaggagctctCGCTCTGGTCAGAGGAGGACGGCTTCTACTACGACGCTATCCAGTGGGGCTACGGCAACGCCACGCAGATGCCCATCCGCAGTATTGTCGGTATCATTCCGCTCTTCGccacgctcgtcctcgagccccaCGTTCTCAAGAAGCATCCGGGCTTCAGGAAGCGCATGCAGTGGTTTGTCGAGAACCAGCGTGAGGTTTCCAAGCGTAACATTGCAAGCATGAAGT CCCGCGGTCGAGGTGACCGTGTCCTGTTGGCCCTTGCCGACAAGGACAGGCTTGTCCGCATCCTGGAGAAgatgctcgacgaggacgag TTGCTGAGTGACTACGGTATCCGATCGCTGTCCAAGTACCACAAGGACCACCCGTACTCGATCACCGTCGATGGCCAAACCAACGAGGTGCCCTACTGGCCCGGAGACTCGCACTCGGGCATGTTTGGCGGAAACAGTAACTGGCG TGGACCCATCTGGATCTGTATCTCGCATCTTGCCATGGAGTCGCTGCAACGATTCCACCAGTACTAC GGATCCGATCTCGCTGTCGAGTGCCCTACCGACTCGGGTTACTACATGAACCTGGCCGGCGCGGCTGAGGAGATTCAGCACCGTCTGATCCACATCTTTGCCCGTGACGAGAAGGGAGAGCGTGCCgtcaacggcggcaacaagAAGCTCAACCACGACCCGCACTTCCGCGACTATG TCCAGTTCTACGAGTTCTTCCACGGAGACAACGGTCGCGGTCTTGGCGCGTCCCACCAGACTGGATGGACCGGTTTGGTCGCATGG CACATCTACTCGGTCGGTGAATGGTGCCGTCTCCCCAAGACGCCAAAGA CACCGCGCTCCGTCGCCAAGCACTACTTTGACGAGGCGATCACCCCCAGCGAGGCTGGCGACGGCTCGCTCTACTCGGCGTACACCGACGTTTCGGAGGCgttcgacgagcccgagccagATGAGCTCTAG
- the MNS1_1 gene encoding Mannosyl-oligosaccharide 1,2-alpha-mannosidase, producing MSRQEKAQTERNARILRDLVKQPDNKACADCRKNDARWASWNLGVFLCIRCSGIHRSMGTHISKVKSIDLDIWTPEQMDSVQKWGNRRANLYWERHLKTGHIPPEHKIESFIRSKYESRRWAMDGPPPKDPSVLEDGAAQPQQQQAPPVDRATRPTATVPAAPPKPASPPSAAPRQHPLLSRQTQAKAQPAGPTPQAQPLFDIFGDDPAPAAAPTAAPVPQARSPPAVTAATAPGPTRTAAPSAPASNIYDLDFKAPSAAPRAQTAKADIMSLFSQPAAGPAVAPGGFFAATNAPPPQANPYGSWNGGITSTAPQQSQTQAPLPAQNSWGGFNDQAAWGAPQQAQQPPQQQQQQPAQSQWGQPVQPAQQQWGSPTAQPQQQVQWGAAPVQSQPVQQQWGQAPQQPANNLWGSTAADPWAQPVAAPAPPKKDTRDPFANIWDSTLRERKPAASGAASADEKRAAKPSTKNDSPGGVRLLVLVAGLVAAVFFGSKVWPEVSKRVFGAPEASTAQTFLPGMRFGRLEASERPTVSPTKLHLEADVEKRDAVREAFDWSWKAYERCAMGADELHPLSCSGSNLTAAGGVGYTIIDSLGSLLVMDFVPEYKRAAAWCHANLDFDRDGVFNTFETTIRVLGGLLSAHYLTSIHPDPEVSADAPFFLERATDIGDRLLGAFETPTGIPYSGINLHTRQGIPDRDNNGLASLAEAATLQLEFKYLSHLTGDMIYWRKAERVLQVIRNQVTHDGIAPIFISPQNGGFIASDIRLGSRGDSYYEYLLKQWLQTGRKEPVYRDMYDEAMGGIKKHLVARTKKSGLIFTKELTPARHPQTGQQTWQVVPKQDHLVCFLGGSFILGVTESGNRDVDWNNLDERDTEDFVVGSGIVKTCVDTYDTATGLGAEIVMFYHPEDEKADEGDWYIKPGKGLIDARNILRPETVESLMLAYRSTGDEKYREWGWKIFQAFQKHCRVESGGYAIIQDVRVSPAKQEDRMETFWLSETLKYLYLLFDDSDHIPLSTHVFNTEAHILPVFEPAQLTAFSTS from the exons ATGTCTAGGCAGG AAAAGGCCCAGACAGAGCGCAACGCGCGCATcctgcgcgacctcgtcaagcagCCCGACAACAAGGCCTGTGCAGACTGTCGCAAGAACG ACGCACGCTGGGCGTCATGGAACCT TGGCGTCTTCCTCTGTATCCGGTGCTCCGGAATCCACCGGTCCATGGGCACGCACATCAGCAAGG TCAAGAGCATTGACCTGGACATCTGGACCCCCGAGCAGATGGAC TCGGTGCAGAAGTGGGGCAACAGGCGCGCAAACCTGTACTGGGAGCGTCACCTCAAGACTGGGCACATTCCTCCCGAGCA CAAAATCGAATCGTTCATCCGGTCAAAGTACGAGTCGCGCCGCTGGGCCATGGACGGCCCGCCACCAAAAGACCCCAGTGTTCTCGAAGACGGTGCTGCtcagcctcagcagcagcaggcg CCACCTGTTGACCGCGCCACCCGGCCCACGGCGACTGTgccagcggcgccaccaAAGCCGGCGTCGCCTCCCAGCGCCGCACCTCGCCAGCACCCCCTTCTCTCCCGTCAGACACAGGCCAAGGCGCAGCCCGCCGGTCCGACACCACAGGCACAGCCCCTCTTCGACATCTTCGGCGACGACCCAGCGCCGGCCGCTGCTCCTACCGCTGCACCCGTGCCCcaggctcgctcgccgccagccgtgaccgccgcgaccgcaCCTGGCCCTACGCGTACTGCTGCCCCCAGTGCTCCTGCCTCCAACATCTACGACCTCGATTTCAAGGCGCCgtctgccgcgccgcgcgcccagaCCGCCAAGGCTGACATCATGTCCCTCTTCTcccagcccgccgctggTCCTGCAGTCGCTCCCGGCGGCTTCTtcgccgccaccaacgctccccctccccaggCCAACCCGTATGGATCTTGGAACGGCGGCATcacgtcgaccgcgccgcagcagtcGCAGACGCAGGCCCCGCTGCCTGCCCAGAACAGCTGGGGCGGCTTCAACGACCaggcggcgtggggcgcgcctcagcaggcccagcagccgcctcagcagcagcagcaacagcccGCCCAGTCGCAGTGGGGCCAGCCAGTACAgcccgcccagcagcagtgggGTTCGCCGACCGCccagcctcagcagcaggTGCAGTGGGGTGCGGCGCCGGTCCAGTCTCAGCCTGTTCAGCAGCAGTGGGGCCAGGCGCCCCAGCAGCCTGCCAACAACCTGTGGGGCTCTACGGCTGCCGACCCGTGGGCCCAGCCCGTGGCTGCGCCTGCCCCGCCAAAGAAGGACACGCGCGACCCCTTTGCAAACATCTGGGA TAGCACGCTACGCGAGCGCAAGcctgcggcgtcgggcgcggcTTCGGCTGACGAAAAGCGCGCCGCAAAG CCGTCGACGAAGAACGACTCGccgggcggcgtgcgcctcCTCGTTCTCGTCGCTGGACTGGTTGCGGCCGTCTTCTTTGGATCCAAG GTCTGGCCCGAGGTCTCGAAGCGTGTCTTTGGCGCGCCCGAGGCATCCACGGCGCAGACCTTCCTCCCCGGCATGCGATTTGGCCGTCTGGAGGCATCTGAGCGGCCGACCGTGTCGCCGACCAAGCTGCACCTCGAGGCGGATGTCGAGAAGcgcgacgcggtgcgcgaggccTTTGAC TGGAGCTGGAAGGCGTACGAGCGCTGTGCGATGGGCGCGGACGAGCTGCACCCTCTCTCGTGCTCTGGCTCGAACCTCaccgcggccggcggcgtgggctaCACCATCATCGactcgctcggctcgctgcTCGTCATGGACTTTGTCCCCGAGTacaagcgcgccgcggcatgGTGCCACGCCAACCTCGACTTTgaccgcgacggcgtgttCAACACGTTTGAGACGACGATCCGCGTGCTTGGCGGCCTCCTGTCGGCGCACTACCTCACCAGCATCCACCCCGATCCCGAGGTttcggccgacgcgccgttcttcctcgagcgcgcgacCGACATTGGCGACCGCCTGCTGGGAGCATTCGAGACGCCCACCGGCATTCCATACTCTGGCATCAACCTCCACACGCGCCAGGGCATCCCCGACCGCGACAACAACGGCCTTGCgagcctcgccgaggcggcgacgctcCAGCTCGAATTCAAGTATCTCTCCCACTTGACTGGCGACATGATCTACTGGCGCAAGGCGGAGCGG GTTCTCCAGGTCATTAGGAACCAGGTCACGCACGACGGTATCGCGCCCATCTTCATCTCGCCCCAGAACGGCGGCTTCATCGCGTCCGACATCCGACTCGGCTCCCGCGGCGACTCGTACTACGAGTATCTGCTCAAGCAGTGGCTCCAGACCGGCCGCAAGGAGCCCGTTTACCGTGACATGTACGACGAGGCCATGGGCGGTATCAAGAAGCACCTCGTTGCCAGGACCAAGAAGAGCGGGCTCATTTTCACCAAGGAGCTCACGCCTGCTCGTCACCCCCAGACCGGCCAGCA GACATGGCAGGTCGTGCCCAAGCAGGACCACCTCGTGTGCTTCCTCGGCGGCTCGTTCATTCTCGGCGTGACCGAGAGCGGCAACCGCGATGTTGACTGGAACAACCTCGATGAGCGTGACACTGAGGACTttgtcgtcggcagcggaATCGTCAAGACCTGTGTCGACACGTACGACACGGCCACGGGCCTCGGTGCCGAGATTGTCATGTTCTACcaccccgaggacgagaaggctGACGAGGGCGACTGGTACATCAAGCCTGGCAAGGGACTCATTGACGCGCGCAACATTCTCCGTCCCGAGACTGTCGAGTCGCTCATGCTCGCCTACCGCTCCACCGGAGACGAGAAGTACCGCGAGTGGGGCTGGAAGATCTTCCAGGCCTTCCAGAAGCACTGCCGTGTAGAGAGCGGCGGATACGCCATCATCCAGGATGTGCGAGTCAGCCCGGCCAAGCAGGAGGACCGCATGGAGACGTTCTGGCTGTCTGAGACGCTCA AGTACCTCTACCTTCTCTTCGACGACTCTGACCACATCCCCCTGAGCA CGCACGTCTTCAACACTGAG GCCCACATTCTGCCCGTGTTCGAGCCGGCACAGCTCACTGCGTTCTCGACGTCGTAA
- the GDT1 gene encoding GCR1-dependent translation factor 1, translating to MSEETRQEGDVHAFVQSFVMIVVSEIGDKTFLIAAIMASRHPRITVFAGAFASLVVMSVLSAALGRAILGFIPKVWTLWAAAVLFVVFGVKMVQEALAMPSSHLQDEMREVEEELEEDAAEHDLPAGAVPLDVLEEGRSLGPLENGLSGRPSRPTSPAPPGPRAVSRSPSRTRSQSIVLPGGKALGKGPSELILRVREGARNGIQMMTNPVFAQAFILTFLGEWGDRSQITTIAMAGAHSIPVIAFGTILGHSLCTFLAVMGGRYLSTKISVKHISLLGSVAFFIFAILYAYEAYHTPLDATDGV from the exons ATGTCAGAAGAGACACGCCAGGAAGGCGATGTTC ACGCCTTTGTCCAGTCGTTTGTTATGATTGTCGTGTCCGAGATCG GCGACAAGACGTTCCTCATCGCGGCCATCATGGCCTCGCGGCACCCACGGATAACCGTGTTCGCCGGCGCGTTCGCCTCGCTCGTGGTCATGTCGGTGCTGTCGGCTGCGCTGGGGCGGGCTATTCTCGGCTTCATTCCCAAG GTGTGGACGCTGTGGGCTGCCGCGGTGCTGTTTGTCGTGTTCGGCGTCAAGATGGTGCAGGAGGCGCTCGCAATGCCGTCGTCGCACCTGCAGGACGAGATGCGGGAGGTCGaagaggagctcgaggaggacgcggccgagcacgacctgcccgccggcgcggtccCCCTCGACGTGTTGGAGGAgggccgctcgctcggcccgcTCGAGAACGGGCTCAGCggccggccgtcgcgccccacatccccggcgccgcctggcCCCCGTGCTGTCTCGCGCTCCCCGTCCCGCACCCGCTCCCAGTCGATCGTGCTCCCAGGCGGCAAGGCCCTCGGCAAGGGCCCCTCAGAGCTCATCCTCCGCGTCCGCGAAGGCGCGCGCAACGGCATTCAGATGATGACGAACCCCGTCTTCGCGCAGGCCTTCatcctcaccttcctcggcgaGTGGGGCGACCGTAGCCAGATCACGACTATTGCCATGGCGGGCGCGCAC AGCATTCCTGTAATTGCCTTTGGCACGATCCTCGGCCACTCGCTGTGCACCTTCCTCGCTGTCATGGGCGGCAGATATCTCTCCACCAAGATTTCCGTCAAGCACA TCTCCCTACTGGGCTCGGTAGCCTTCTTCATTTTCGCCATCCTCTACGCCTACGAGGCGTACCACACGCCCCTGGACGCCACCGACGGCGTCTAG
- the GDT1 gene encoding uncharacterized protein has protein sequence MYRLGLQRVAHAHVWQLCGQPTGGCETRSRALWRGRVLLVWATAMEAAKSPRPVARCGQAVAEVKRCALGTLPRVDRKHALAIGTGEQGAKLAQYGQGRVLQELAKCHEVEGQAH, from the exons ATGTACAGACTCGGATTACAGCGCGTGGCACACGCGCACGTGTGGCAGCTGTGTGGCCAACCAACTGGTGGCTGCGAGACGCGGTCGCGTGCATTGTGGCGTGGTCGCGTGCTGCTCgtgtgggcgacggcgatggaAGCGGCCAAGTCGCCAAGGCCAGTTGCACGCTGCGGCCAAGCCGTTGCCGAGGTCAAACGCT GCGCCCTGGGCACCCTCCCACGCGTCGACAGAAAGCACGCCCTTGCAATCGGCACTGGGGAACAGGGTGCCAAGCTTGCGCAGTACGGGCAGGGGCGAGTTTTGCAGGAGCTCGCCAAGTGTCATGAGGTAGAGGGGCAGG CTCACTAG